A stretch of DNA from Oryza brachyantha chromosome 9, ObraRS2, whole genome shotgun sequence:
caatactaaaaagttaaacattgcaaaacggagggagtaataagaAACTTGATTGGTTTTGTGAGCAATTGAACCTTGAATTGTCATGTACATAGGCAAGTAGTCCATCAGGTTGTTGTACTTCCATAGCATCTGATCTAAAAACTGTACACAAATTCATAGCTTGTATAAATTTCTTTCTGCTGACCGAAGACTTATTGATGTTTCATTAACCGGTGATGGAATTATTGCACTAAAAACTTTGATTCTATGTTTCTTGCACAGTTCTACTATCTGAACATGACATGTCAAggaaagaatatatatgtggCTACAGTTGAaagattaatttcttttctttagcCGCAATAATTGAATTCTGCTGTATCATATCACACTTAGCTTATCAGATCAACTGGTGATAACTTATGCAGATCTGTCAAGCACTCAAGTGTCAACTCAAAGATAACCTTTTCAAGAAGAATAATTGAGCAAGAAAAAGCTTCCTCGGCAATGGAATCAGAGAGcaccattttttaaattcaatgATGGGAATTAATTCTTTGGCTTGGACGGCGTTGTTTATGTCATCAACGACTAACAAATGCTGATTAAAAGTTATACTTTTCTATTtgccttctccctctccctcaaTTATTGCATTTTCAATAGGTGCAAATCGTATGTCACTGTTGTCCggttaaattaataaatactgGCTTTCTGGAACTTATAGAGTAAAGCTGATATTTTAATGCTATGAATATTCAGAAACAATTTACATAACATAACTTTATTGTCAAATAAACATTAATATTTGCATCAGTTTTTAGGTGTCCTCGGAAGTGGACCAGTTTTATGTTTTGACGTACTCTTTTAACAAATTATTGGGGTTGTTATGTTTATATAAGAACTCGGAATAAAGTGCATTTAGGTGGAAGAAGAAGGGATAAGGATGCAACATTCATATTGATATTTGTTAAGAGAATGCCACATTccacatgaaaataaaaatacagagAATAAAACAGCAgcgtattttatatttaaatcccCGATATGACGGAGGCAGAATAATATAGCAAAAGCAAAGTACCCATACACAAATGAACCTTGCTGCAAAATTGAAACAAATCCTACATTAAATGGAGAGTTTAAACTTGAAACCACAACTTATTCAGTTTACTTTGAAttcccttaaaaaaaaaaagagaacttGTGTGTTATGGAACAAATCCCATAAAAAAAGGATATGAAAAATCCTTGCTTGGATTAAAAGAATCCAATAATGGCACCCAGATGGAATATCCCAAGCATCTCTGACCATCTAGAACACTCTCGTATCTCTTTTTCTGATTCTTTCCAAGATACGATgctgaaaattaaaaatgttcGTGCGTCCTTAGTGCTGTTGCGTCAGTAGAGATGACTTATTTAGTCTTACTAATATGTGCCTTGTCCAATTCTtttgttagaaaaatatatgctgTGGCTGCTCAATTATGTGGACTATTTATATTTGCCCTGATAACTGAGGTGATAAGCTGGTAGAATATCACATCACATGGGACGAGAGGTCAACTTATCGCACCATCAAGAGATAggttatggatttttttttttggcaaacagATCGGCTATGGAATTGATTAAAGTCGAACGAGGCAGACGGAGGTTATTAATTACtgtattttgttttccctAATAATACAGCTGCCAGCTGTTCTTTTTCCAGAGAAACCAATTTTTTCAGATAATAGATTAAACCGGCCTCTACACCCAAAATGATGTACGCATCCCGAGAGAAACCAGTTAAATACACGTGTTTTGTTATAGATagatatgaattatatatacattaatattgTTTGAGATAAATTTGCTCTGAATTCTTAGAACAGCTTATCGACATTGTATAATAAacgtgtatttttataaaacaacGGTATATAAAATGACTATTTTGTAATAGGACGTAAGTATATCAAagagtattaaaaaaatatatactccctccgtctctaaatgtttgacgtcgttaacttttttatacatgtttgaatattcgtcttattcaataaatttacataattattaattatttttagactattttatttattgctaaaaatacttttatgcacatatatagcttacatatttaaaaaaataaaaaaaagaatggtcaaacgtgtaaaaaaaaatcaatggcatcaaatatttagagacggagggagtataatagAGTTAGCAAGATGACACATTGATTGCTACCTTGGTTACCTCCTCTTGGAATGGAAAACCTAATAGGTGTAACAAGCCTACGTCAGCAGTTCATAGTAATCTTAAGATCAAATTTGTGCCTAGAGGAGAATGCAAGGTGAGGAGAAACACAAACGAGTATTCTGCAATTTGTCATGTATTACCGTTTCAAGTGGGACATCAGGTACTCCTGACGAGGTATTTATTAGTTGTCACCTTTTCTGTTGTGTACACGCTTTCTAAAttgctaaaaagtcttatatctTTGTTGATTATTGTGGCACGGGCATAGAAGAATCATTGTCTCTTCTTCCTTGTTACAATAGCATCAAATTGGTCTATAGAAGCAAAAACGAACATTTCAGGTGATAAGCTTAAAGATTGCACATTACAATAAAGCGTAAATTCGGTTAGCACTTAATAGATACCATCAAGCTCTAGATCAGAGGGAATAAAAGAAGAGAAGTTCTCAATCTCTTATGCcagtactcccttcgtcccaaaataaactaatttttcaccttttacctataatttttgactcttcgtcttattcaaatctttttacgattgatatttttgtttttattagatgataaatcatgaatagtattttacgtgtgactaattttcttctaatttcctaaaaaaaatttaaataaaacagatggtcaaacgttggacacggaaaccggagaattggtttttctagacagagggagggagtagttgAGAAGGAATTTCTCAAATTATTGTGCCTTTCTTCCTCAAGTGTCCTCATTGGCATACGTGCAGAATTGAATACTGTGTTCCTTGCAGAGAAATTTTTGCCTCTGTTCAAAGACTTTGATGTCAGTTGCAGTCTTCTTACAGGCAAATCGGTGCCTCCCTAAATATTTCGGCATTCTCGTCCCCAGAAAAATACTCCCAAGATAATTATTGATCAAAggtacacaaattttgtaacaAAGTGTTGTCAGAAAAACATGGTATGCCCTTGTGAAAACGAAAATGGCAAaaacacacatttttttagaaaatggatGCTTTATTGAACTCACAATTACATTAAGGTGATATAACCATATTGAGAACACCTCCGGCCAAAATCACACAATACATGAATGGTATTCACCAAGTACACACAATGAATGGTATTCCTGGGCAAAATCAGAAAGAACtaaccttattattatttccTTGAATGCCAAAATCATAAACACCTGGCCATTCAAGAATTAAAATAGTTGTACTGTACAACCCTAGGcgggaaaggaaaaaggaaacaagAGCGCAAAAGAAGAGTTATTATTAACCAATGTGCCTATTCAATACAGACAACTGCCCAGAATCACCATTGAACAGGTAAACCTCCAATGGTGAGTAAGATGATGAGAATGGCGATGACGTGAACCTCGTCGATGGCTGTAAGATTCTGCTCCCCTTGGGGCATGGGATCGTTAGAAGACGTGCCCCGGTCCGCATTTGCCAAATCTGTAAACACACAACACAACCTCACACTATTAAGTTTCCAGCGTCAATCCCATTGACAACCTTCTGTAATGCAGGTTTGCCTACTTACAGATGTACATATATTATCTTTATTCTGTAAGAAGAATGCTGTTGCAAGTATATCATGTATATCATATGTTTAATGGGGAAAGCCTCGAGCATAAAACTACCTCAATTATGCCTTTCCGTGGGGCATGAATTGCTAGACACAGACAATAGTCACCCTTTGTATATTCAGTGTGCAGTGAACTTGATGCTTTGTCTTTGTTCAGAAGCATCTCCACGAAAAGACAAGAAGCATCACGGTAACCCTGGAAACTTGACacattaatattaaaaaaataaaaaaagatccaGACAGTAGAGGATGacttaaatagttaaattttagtagGGAACTACTAGGTCAATTATCATCGTTCAGCACTGTGAAGGACTTAATCCCATCGATTACTAAGCAATCGACTCCTGCTATTCAAGAGTTACTTGGTCTGATATATCACTTCCAATACCCACATCTGGATCAAcattatttatctaaatttggagtGATAAAATTATGCACGCAGATGCAAATGTTATAAATTATGCACATGGATACAAAACCAAGTATTATTAGTTAACAGAAGGAAATATTGGAGACCTGGCTATTCCGAAGAACAAGATTGAACATAAAAGATTCTGGATGGGCTGCAGTTGGTAACCACCTATTTATCTGAGTTATATTTTACACTTGGTTAGGAGTTTTTGTTTCAGTTGTACCTATTCGTATCTCTTCCATCACATGCTTGGAGCTAACATATAACTAAAGTtaccttatatttataaagggATAAATAAGCCAGAGGAAGAGCCTAAAGACAATACAGTACCTTTTAATCCATTCTTCTTGCTCAAtcatattttgataaataGAAGTTAAGGTACAACCACCAAACAGTATCCTAGCCTATTACTCCCACAAGGTACTAGTTTATGATGTGAGAGCTGCAGATAAAGCAAAATGCCATTTTATGTGCATCAAATTAAACCTTGCATAGTTAATAACTATCTAAAGGGTGGTGGGACCAAGAAAACTGCACAAGATAGTGAGCTAGCTAAACAAACTTATCACCAACCACGGCAAAACAACTAAGCTATCTAATCGAAATAGGTAACAGCAGTTAGTCATTAACGAACATTGATCTCACACACACTTAGAAGCTGCACTGCAGCAGTTATTGAGACAAACCATGCTAAGATAGTACAACCTCcggtttttaatagatgacaccgttgacttttagacctGTTTGACCaatgactattcgtcttattcaaaaaatatgtaattattgtttattttgttgtgcttTGGTTTATCACTAAAGgtattttaagcatgacttacaTTTTGTACATGAttgcataaaaattttgaaaagggCAAACAGTCAAAAGTAtacctaaaaatcaacgacatcatctattaaaaatcggagggagtagttaatGGAGCACAAAAAAGTATCCATGCTTACTACTTTCACAAAAGCACTGCTTTAATAGTAAAGCTTGATGGCTAGTATGTGAAAGCACAAGAAAAAGCAAAATACCTTTTTCATGTGCACAATCCTAAACTTTGCTTAATTAACCACTAAGAGTGGTGCGACTGCAAAAAAGGCAAAGAATATGGTGCCAGCACACTGAGGGAAAAACAAATGTGTTGCCTTGGCAACACAACACAACAATCTAATCAAAATATGTAACAGCAGCTAATAGTAAATGAACATTGCTGCCACACATTGACTAGCTGCGATTGGGACAACACCATGCTAAGATCTTGGCCTACTAGTCCCACAAATAATTGCTTTAATACTAAAAACATGATGTCTAGGATGTGAGAGCAGCAGACAGTAGAAAATACCATTTTATGTGCATACACCTAATCCTAGCACAATTAACCACTATCTTAGGGTGGTGCAACCCACACACAAGAAGGTaatacctctgtttcatattatagctactactaacatttaaattttgtcccaaacaccattCCCATCTCAACAAATCACAACCATCTCTCATTCAATCTCTGCACCTACTTtcccatctcaaccaatcataacCATTTCTCACCTCCtccaaaaaaaagggagaaataGCTATAATATGGAATAAAGCTAGTCAACAAgcacaaagcaaaacaaagatGTACCATCATTTGCTACAATCAACAAAATGCAGCATGGTTGCCTTGCCGACAGCTTGAGCAGTGCCATCTCCTGGTGGCTTGAGCAGCGGTGTAGTGGCCTCCGCATCAACTTGTGCACTGACAGAACAAGGTGTGGGCTGCTCGACTAAAGCACGAGATGATCCAGAGCAAATAGAGGGGAAGCAGCATTTGTCCAGAAGCAAAATTATATGTCTTTGATGTTAGGGGGTTCATTCGGAAGAGGGAGTTAATGGATGGTGTACCTAATCAAGGAATTAGTCATGGCATTTGTGGGTGAACAACATAAAGACCTGATTATTCCAATATTTGGATGCCAAAAGCACGAGACCAATGGAGGCAATCAGAAAAACCAATAGGAAACACGAGGAACAGTGCTGACAATGTACAGGCACACACAACACAGTAACAGGATCAAGTGCACATAGAGCCACAGGCCATAGCTAGCCGATGAAAAGCCAAGAGGAAGGAATTGACGCAGGAgagataagaaagaaaaacattatTGTGGAAAAGGGGCAAATTTGCTTTATCATTGCGAACTTAACGGTGATATTATAATGGAATAATGGAAATGACCTGGTAGGGTGAGAAAATTTAAACCAGTGACATGTAGGCAAAGGGTCAGTTTCAAAGGCAAATAAGTAAACTGTGCACTTTGCCTggcaaataaataattttctcaAATATAAACCTACACAGAGTTGGATATCCAAAATCCAATTATAGAGCTATACCTAGAGCTAgcaaaatagtataaatatgCAAGTGTTGCACCTAGACTGAACCAACATCACCACAACCAGGTGATGTattattttcatcttttatctatAACTTCCAAAAGTTGTATTGCTGCCTTTCTTTTTAACATAGTTGTTCTATTTCTTTGATCAAATCCTCTGTTCACCAAGGCTGTATTCTCCTATTCTTTTGGATTTGTGGCTATCTTCATTTTATGTCAGTAACAATGCAGCATGCAGTTTTTGTGttccatttcaaaatttcagaaatagAAAATCAAGTTATACTTGAGTAATTACCTTCCATAGCCGTACAGCCACAAGGGCATGAGTGTCCAGTAGTAGGATGCGGCCAAGAGAATCAGTTATGGCAGCCAATGTACCACTTGGGGATAGTGTAAGCCGTTCACCCTTCCTTGGTGAATCTTTCAAGCAAGTTAGGGGTGATGCTGCATAAATTGTAACTGTGAGACACgaagtcttttttttatcttccaAATAACGGGAGCCATATTATTTAGGCCAttactttttgcaaaagacTGAGGCTTAGGACGTGATTTCTTAGTCGGTGATGGTTCGCTCcgccataaaattttagataaagaAGATATTGTTGAAAATGTTGCAGCAACACCTCTTGACAAAATTGCACCAACAATTGACCTGCTTCTGTCTTCTGATAGCCTGTGAAGCCATcaaaatgttgaaaaaaagccaaaacaaGAGCAAATTATAACTTCATCTTCCCATTTGCGGCATTTGCATTCATAGAAGTTAAACAAtgaatcaaacatatatatttgtcaaTTATTGTTGCAGAACAGTTTGAATTGGCAAAATGTGTGTGCATAAAAATTATGCAGGGCAGACAGGACCCAGATATGCCTTGCAACCCTAAACCATGTAGCCTATGATGGAAGCACAACAGGAACTCACCTATATGCAGAAACTACAGCATCCTCTCCAACTGTAATGGCACAATAATGGCGCTGACTCGACTGCCCAGCAATATAAAAGCAGCTGAATTCAATACGATAAACTTCAGAAACCTTACTGAAAAGTAACTTCTTAAATGAAATATATGGTATAAAAACTGAAATGATACTGACAAAGTCAATCTGTATTTGAACAACAATTTCTAACATTAGGGGTTACAGAAGTAAGAGAAGAATATGAGGGCAAATCACCTGCAGTTCCAACAAGGGAGGTGGCATCAATCCAACAATTGCAGCATCTGCACTAGAACTAAATTTGCTTACATTCCAAATTTGAAAAGGTATTCTTCCGAAAGAACTATCATCGTCAGCATCTTCCTGTTCAGAATTATCTTTCCACACGTGTGGTTTAACTTCATTAAATGATTTTTGAA
This window harbors:
- the LOC102710525 gene encoding rab3 GTPase-activating protein non-catalytic subunit, with the protein product MAPRGHHLAEVALLASASEDLAAVGAGEREGWLDDPAVLPSLAPRARALAVASAARSVLAVVPVSGGGRVTVKPALGPDDGRISAVEWVPLAGEDAEVAEEGVAVAVGTDAGWLLFYSLAGDLLHKQSIYPAKILKLNFRERKENAWEDSGSDELSVVFPGVIARFDGADLQNMLQKSFNEVKPHVWKDNSEQEDADDDSSFGRIPFQIWNVSKFSSSADAAIVGLMPPPLLELQSSQRHYCAITVGEDAVVSAYRLSEDRSRSIVGAILSRGVAATFSTISSLSKILWRSEPSPTKKSRPKPQSFAKTSPLTCLKDSPRKGERLTLSPSGTLAAITDSLGRILLLDTHALVAVRLWKGYRDASCLFVEMLLNKDKASSSLHTEYTKGDYCLCLAIHAPRKGIIEIWQMRTGARLLTIPCPKGSRILQPSTRFTSSPFSSSYSPLEVYLFNGDSGQLSVLNRHIG